A DNA window from Halomonas zincidurans B6 contains the following coding sequences:
- a CDS encoding GGDEF domain-containing protein, which produces MNGKFRNLGSWRALSLPACPLPADRQRYFYTLSQLYLIAAVVYLFDFIPMFWLLSDTRLFIISVTGLGMTVVARELHRRGHMGAGVSLMLSMMTAHMLASIGTYGSGLGFELYFALILLVTYISALRQIAKLGVSLAVMGLTTYQLMGTPEVTLVDRLGGWAPQVLLIANLATVGVLFAVILRRLEGVSQRLEISYRRQAHHDALTGVFNRRAVLHEIELALDNARPFALLMIDIDHFKTINDRYGHKLGDRALCHLVECLRVSLRDEDTLGRYGGEEFIAVLHGKSHGEALCAAERLASAVRETSYALESGALNMTLSIGVAVDGEAQDIDNLIALADRRLYQAKRDGRDRVCGTDTPAMQGEIPVVLDRAAEQMRAVFERAS; this is translated from the coding sequence ATGAACGGCAAGTTCCGTAACCTCGGAAGCTGGCGCGCATTGTCGCTACCCGCCTGTCCGCTACCCGCGGATCGTCAGCGCTATTTCTACACGCTGTCGCAGCTCTACCTGATCGCGGCCGTCGTCTACCTGTTCGATTTCATTCCGATGTTCTGGCTGCTGAGCGATACGCGGCTATTCATCATCAGCGTGACCGGGCTGGGCATGACCGTGGTCGCCCGCGAGCTGCATCGGCGGGGCCACATGGGCGCCGGCGTATCGCTGATGCTGAGCATGATGACGGCGCATATGCTGGCCTCGATCGGCACGTACGGCAGTGGCCTGGGCTTCGAGCTGTATTTCGCGCTGATCCTGCTGGTCACCTACATCAGCGCCTTGCGCCAGATCGCCAAGCTCGGGGTCAGCCTGGCGGTGATGGGCCTGACGACCTATCAATTGATGGGAACCCCCGAAGTGACGCTCGTCGACAGGCTGGGAGGCTGGGCGCCCCAGGTCCTGCTGATCGCCAATCTGGCGACCGTAGGAGTGCTGTTCGCGGTGATTCTGCGCCGCTTGGAGGGGGTTTCCCAACGCCTCGAGATCAGCTATCGGCGTCAGGCCCATCACGATGCCCTGACCGGGGTGTTCAATCGGCGTGCCGTGCTGCACGAGATCGAGCTCGCGCTGGACAATGCGCGGCCGTTTGCGCTGCTGATGATCGACATCGACCATTTCAAGACGATCAACGACCGCTATGGGCACAAGCTTGGCGACCGAGCGCTGTGTCATCTGGTGGAGTGCCTGCGGGTGAGTCTGCGCGACGAGGATACCCTGGGCCGTTACGGCGGCGAGGAGTTCATCGCCGTGCTGCACGGCAAGAGCCATGGCGAGGCGCTGTGTGCCGCCGAGCGTCTGGCCTCGGCCGTGCGCGAAACGTCCTACGCGCTTGAGAGTGGCGCCTTGAACATGACCCTCAGCATCGGTGTGGCGGTCGATGGCGAGGCCCAGGATATCGACAACCTGATCGCGCTGGCCGACCGGCGACTCTACCAGGCCAAGCGCGACGGTCGCGACCGGGTCTGTGGCACCGACACCCCGGCGATGCAAGGCGAGATACCGGTGGTGCTCGACAGGGCGGCCGAACAGATGCGCGCGGTGTTCGAGCGGGCCAGCTGA
- a CDS encoding valine--tRNA ligase yields MDKTYQPEQIETRWYQRWEADNRFAPSGEGQPFSIMIPPPNVTGSLHMGHAFQDTLMDTLTRYQRMQGRNTLWQVGTDHAGIATQMLVERKIAAESGQSRHDLGREAFIDKVWEWKAESGGHITRQLRRMGASVDWSRERFTMDDGFYKAVQEVFVRLFDEGLIYRGKRLVNWDPTLHTAISDLEVENREQQGQFWHFRYPLADGATTDDGKNYLVVATTRPETLLGDTGVAVNPADPRYASLVGTFIELPLVGRRIPVVADEHADMDKGSGCVKITPAHDFNDYAVGKRQGHVLINVFTPDAQIRDAAEVFNLDGTPNADIDPGLPAAYQGLDRYAAREAIVADMQSAGLLEKTESVTNTLPYGDRSGDVIEPLLTDQWFVAVESLAKPAIAAVENGDIEFVPRNYENMYFAWMRDLQDWCISRQLWWGHRIPAWYDPEGGVYVARSEAEAREKYDLAPEVILTQDDDVLDTWFSSGLWTFGTLGWPEQTEELKTFHPTSVLVTGFDIIFFWVARMIMLTCKFTGEVPFKQVYVHGLVRDAQGQKMSKSKGNVLDPIDLIDGIDLESLAAKRTGNMMQPHKARAIDKATRDEFPAGIEPHGTDALRFTFLSLATTGRDIKFDMGRLDGFRNFCNKLWNASRYVLMNTEGQDLGDDGQAVELSLADRWIVSRLQHTATQITKALDEYRFDQASQALYEFVWNEYCDWYLELSKPVLWDAAQGSANVAGDRMSGATDNASPAAKRGTRRTLVHVLETILRLAQPMMPFIAEEIWQRVAPLAGKADGNGAQSVMSQPWPQADADKRDAQAERDIEWLKGVIVAVRNIRAEMNLAPGKSLDVLLAKGSAGDRERLAANRVFLAKLAKLESVRWLDDPAAAPLAATQLVGDMEVLVPMAELIDKHAELKRLTKELDKQDAFIGGIEKKLGNQGFIAKAPAAVVDKERAKLAEARASRAALAEQRDKIAAL; encoded by the coding sequence ATGGACAAGACCTACCAACCCGAACAGATCGAGACCCGCTGGTACCAGCGCTGGGAAGCCGACAACCGTTTCGCGCCCTCGGGCGAAGGTCAGCCCTTCTCGATCATGATCCCGCCGCCCAACGTCACCGGCAGCCTGCACATGGGCCATGCGTTCCAGGACACCCTCATGGATACGCTGACCCGCTACCAGCGCATGCAGGGCCGCAACACGCTGTGGCAGGTAGGCACCGATCATGCCGGAATCGCCACCCAGATGCTGGTCGAGCGCAAGATCGCCGCCGAGAGCGGCCAGAGCCGCCACGACCTGGGCCGCGAGGCGTTCATCGACAAGGTCTGGGAGTGGAAGGCCGAGTCCGGCGGCCACATCACCCGGCAGTTGCGCCGTATGGGCGCCAGCGTCGACTGGAGCCGCGAACGCTTCACCATGGACGACGGCTTCTACAAGGCGGTCCAGGAAGTCTTCGTGCGGCTGTTCGACGAGGGCCTGATCTACCGCGGCAAGCGCCTGGTCAACTGGGACCCGACGCTGCACACCGCGATCTCCGATCTCGAGGTGGAAAACCGCGAGCAGCAGGGCCAGTTCTGGCACTTCCGCTATCCGCTGGCCGACGGCGCGACCACCGACGACGGCAAGAACTATCTCGTCGTCGCCACCACCCGCCCGGAGACGCTGCTCGGCGATACCGGCGTGGCGGTCAACCCGGCCGACCCGCGCTATGCCTCGCTGGTCGGCACATTCATCGAACTGCCGCTGGTCGGCCGGCGGATTCCCGTCGTCGCCGACGAACACGCCGACATGGACAAGGGCTCGGGCTGCGTGAAGATCACCCCCGCCCACGACTTCAACGACTACGCGGTGGGCAAGCGCCAGGGCCATGTGCTGATCAACGTGTTCACCCCCGACGCGCAGATCCGCGACGCCGCCGAGGTCTTCAACCTCGACGGCACGCCCAACGCCGACATCGACCCCGGCCTGCCCGCCGCCTACCAGGGGCTCGACCGCTACGCCGCCCGCGAGGCGATCGTCGCCGACATGCAGTCAGCCGGGCTGCTCGAGAAGACCGAAAGCGTCACCAACACCCTGCCCTATGGCGATCGTTCCGGCGACGTCATCGAGCCGCTGCTGACGGACCAGTGGTTCGTCGCCGTCGAGAGCCTGGCCAAGCCGGCGATCGCGGCGGTGGAGAATGGCGACATCGAGTTCGTGCCCAGGAATTACGAGAACATGTACTTCGCCTGGATGCGCGACCTGCAGGACTGGTGCATCTCGCGCCAGCTGTGGTGGGGCCATCGCATCCCCGCCTGGTACGACCCCGAGGGCGGCGTGTACGTCGCGCGCAGCGAGGCCGAGGCGCGCGAGAAATACGACCTGGCCCCCGAGGTGATCCTCACCCAGGACGACGACGTGCTCGACACCTGGTTCAGCTCCGGGTTGTGGACCTTCGGCACCCTGGGCTGGCCCGAACAGACCGAGGAGCTTAAGACCTTCCACCCCACCAGCGTGCTGGTCACCGGCTTCGACATCATCTTCTTCTGGGTCGCGCGGATGATCATGCTGACGTGTAAATTCACCGGCGAGGTGCCCTTCAAGCAGGTCTACGTGCACGGCCTGGTGCGCGACGCCCAGGGCCAGAAGATGTCCAAGTCCAAGGGCAACGTGCTCGACCCCATCGACCTGATCGACGGCATCGACCTGGAAAGCCTGGCCGCCAAGCGCACCGGCAACATGATGCAGCCGCACAAGGCGCGCGCCATCGACAAGGCGACCCGCGACGAATTCCCCGCGGGCATCGAGCCCCATGGCACCGACGCGCTGCGCTTCACCTTCCTGTCGCTGGCCACCACCGGACGCGACATCAAGTTCGACATGGGCCGCCTCGACGGCTTCCGCAACTTCTGCAACAAGCTGTGGAACGCCTCGCGCTACGTGCTGATGAACACCGAGGGCCAGGACTTGGGCGACGACGGCCAGGCGGTGGAGCTGTCGCTGGCGGATCGCTGGATCGTCTCGCGTCTGCAGCACACCGCGACCCAGATCACCAAGGCGCTCGATGAATACCGCTTCGACCAGGCTTCGCAGGCGCTCTACGAATTCGTCTGGAACGAATACTGCGACTGGTATCTGGAGCTCTCCAAGCCGGTGCTGTGGGATGCCGCACAGGGAAGTGCCAATGTCGCGGGAGACAGGATGTCGGGAGCGACCGACAACGCCTCGCCCGCCGCCAAGCGGGGCACTCGGCGCACGCTGGTGCACGTACTCGAGACGATCCTGCGCCTGGCCCAGCCGATGATGCCGTTCATCGCCGAGGAGATCTGGCAAAGGGTCGCACCGCTGGCCGGCAAGGCAGATGGCAACGGCGCGCAGTCGGTGATGAGCCAACCATGGCCTCAGGCGGATGCCGACAAGCGCGACGCGCAGGCCGAGCGCGATATCGAGTGGCTCAAGGGGGTGATCGTCGCGGTGCGCAACATTCGCGCCGAGATGAACCTGGCACCGGGCAAGTCGCTCGACGTGCTGCTGGCCAAGGGCAGCGCAGGCGACCGCGAGCGCCTCGCCGCCAACCGGGTGTTCCTCGCCAAGCTCGCCAAGCTGGAAAGCGTCCGCTGGCTCGACGATCCGGCCGCGGCGCCGCTGGCGGCGACGCAACTGGTCGGCGACATGGAAGTGCTGGTGCCGATGGCCGAGCTGATCGACAAGCACGCCGAACTCAAGCGCCTGACCAAGGAGCTCGACAAGCAGGATGCGTTCATCGGCGGCATCGAGAAGAAGCTCGGCAACCAAGGGTTCATTGCCAAGGCGCCCGCCGCGGTGGTCGACAAGGAGCGCGCCAAGCTGGCCGAGGCCAGGGCCAGCCGCGCGGCGCTCGCCGAACAGCGCGACAAGATCGCCGCGCTGTAA
- a CDS encoding DNA polymerase III subunit chi codes for MTHVDFYILPDTTREARLDFACRLAETIYRKGYRLHVHTQDEDEAQAFDERLWTFREDSYVPHALSDSGHDVPVTIGWQALPEPALDAPGSEAMLNLSLTIPEWFSRFERVAEIINQHQAILTAKRDCWQTYKQRGYPVKAHKL; via the coding sequence GTGACCCACGTCGACTTCTACATCCTGCCCGATACCACCCGCGAGGCGCGCCTCGACTTCGCCTGCCGGCTGGCCGAGACCATCTACCGCAAGGGCTACCGGCTGCACGTGCACACCCAGGACGAGGACGAGGCCCAGGCGTTCGACGAGCGGCTGTGGACCTTTCGCGAAGACAGTTACGTGCCGCACGCGCTGAGCGACAGCGGCCACGACGTGCCGGTGACCATCGGCTGGCAGGCGCTGCCCGAGCCGGCCCTCGATGCGCCGGGCAGCGAGGCGATGCTCAACCTGAGTCTGACGATCCCCGAATGGTTCTCGCGCTTCGAGCGGGTCGCCGAGATCATCAACCAGCACCAGGCCATCCTCACTGCCAAGCGCGATTGCTGGCAGACCTACAAGCAGCGCGGCTACCCGGTGAAGGCGCACAAGCTGTAG
- a CDS encoding branched-chain amino acid aminotransferase, protein MTTSGFDVRPNAHPTDAAIRDEILGNSGFGRYFSDHMAHIRWTADKGWHGHEVRPYGPLTLDPATAVLHYAQEIFEGIKAYRHADGSVWTFRPEKNAARFRASARRLALPELGDHDFIGSLEALVAQDDAWVPTPASAAEETSLYLRPFMIASEKFLGVRPSKEVDYYVIASPAAAYFKGGVKPVSIWLSSNYKRAAPGGTGYAKCGGNYAASLAAQKEAEAHGCAQVAFLDAVENKWVEELGGMNLFFVYRDGRIVTPKLTGTILEGVTRDSIMQLARDEGLTPEERHISIDEWRDGAASGEIQEVFACGTAAVVTPIGELVSDDERIRLVDGGGEIGKRLRTQLLDLQYGRREDTHGWLTRLA, encoded by the coding sequence GTGACCACCTCTGGCTTTGACGTACGGCCTAACGCCCACCCCACGGATGCCGCCATCCGTGACGAGATCCTCGGCAATTCCGGCTTCGGCCGTTACTTCAGCGACCACATGGCGCATATCCGCTGGACCGCGGACAAGGGTTGGCACGGTCATGAAGTGCGCCCCTACGGCCCGCTGACCCTCGACCCCGCCACCGCCGTGCTGCACTACGCCCAGGAAATCTTCGAGGGCATCAAGGCCTATCGGCACGCCGACGGCTCGGTGTGGACCTTCCGCCCCGAGAAGAACGCCGCGCGCTTTCGCGCCTCGGCGCGACGCCTGGCACTGCCCGAACTCGGCGACCACGACTTCATCGGCTCGCTCGAGGCCCTGGTCGCCCAGGATGACGCCTGGGTGCCCACCCCGGCCAGCGCCGCCGAGGAGACCAGTCTCTACCTGCGTCCTTTCATGATCGCCAGCGAGAAATTCCTCGGCGTGCGCCCGTCGAAGGAGGTCGACTACTACGTGATCGCCTCGCCGGCGGCGGCGTACTTCAAGGGCGGCGTCAAGCCGGTATCGATCTGGCTGTCGTCGAACTACAAGCGCGCCGCCCCCGGCGGCACCGGCTACGCCAAGTGCGGCGGCAACTATGCCGCCTCGCTGGCCGCACAGAAGGAAGCCGAGGCGCATGGCTGCGCTCAGGTCGCCTTCCTCGACGCGGTGGAGAACAAGTGGGTCGAGGAGCTCGGCGGCATGAACCTGTTCTTCGTCTACCGCGACGGGCGGATCGTCACGCCCAAGCTGACCGGCACCATTCTCGAGGGGGTGACCCGCGACTCGATCATGCAGCTGGCCCGCGATGAGGGCCTGACCCCGGAAGAGCGCCACATCAGCATCGACGAATGGCGCGACGGCGCCGCCTCCGGCGAGATCCAAGAAGTCTTCGCCTGCGGCACCGCGGCGGTGGTCACGCCGATCGGCGAGCTGGTCAGCGACGACGAGCGCATCCGCCTCGTCGACGGCGGCGGCGAGATCGGCAAGCGCCTGCGCACCCAGCTGCTCGACCTGCAGTACGGACGCCGCGAGGATACCCACGGCTGGCTGACGCGCCTGGCGTAA
- a CDS encoding leucyl aminopeptidase, with protein MEFPVLTVNPAKVETACLVVPVFTDGDLLPVAAKLDDASERLIGQLIERGDFAAGLGNVQLIPFAPGLAAERLMLVGLGTRAKCNEASLRSALDATFQALVKLPLDEAVVAFGDVPVPDRDADWKARATAEAAQRAIYRFSEFKSEPAPAPRLSRVGLLLSDAAEATAGQRGALVGRAIGEGINYARTLGNLPSNVCTPRYLAAQAEQLGRNSAGALDVEILDEQALEALGAHSLLSVGRGSEEPSRLIVMRYQGADDAEEAPHVLIGKGITFDTGGISLKPGADMDEMKFDMCGAASVFGTVKSLLALKPRINVVAIVASAENMPDGRATKPGDIIKTLKGLTVEVLNTDAEGRLVLCDALTYAERYQPASVVDIATLTGAAVIALGHHATGLFSNDDDLALDLLDAGETAWDRAWHMPLWDDYQSQLDSNFADLANIGGRPAGSITAACFLSRFTDTYPWAHLDIAGTAWTSGKQKGASGRPVGLLTQYLLDRETELGETPENVA; from the coding sequence ATGGAATTTCCTGTTCTCACCGTCAACCCGGCCAAGGTCGAGACGGCCTGCCTCGTGGTTCCGGTATTCACCGATGGTGACTTGCTCCCGGTAGCCGCCAAGCTCGACGACGCCAGCGAGCGCCTGATCGGCCAGCTGATCGAGCGCGGCGACTTCGCTGCCGGGCTCGGCAATGTGCAGTTGATTCCCTTCGCGCCGGGCCTGGCCGCCGAGCGCCTGATGCTGGTCGGCCTCGGCACGCGCGCCAAGTGCAACGAGGCCAGCCTGCGCAGCGCGCTGGACGCCACCTTCCAGGCGCTGGTGAAACTGCCGCTCGACGAGGCCGTGGTGGCCTTTGGCGACGTGCCCGTGCCCGACCGCGACGCTGACTGGAAAGCCCGCGCGACGGCCGAAGCCGCGCAGCGCGCCATCTATCGCTTCAGCGAATTCAAGTCCGAGCCCGCGCCGGCTCCGCGTTTGTCGCGCGTCGGGCTGCTGCTCAGCGACGCCGCCGAAGCCACCGCCGGCCAACGCGGAGCCCTCGTCGGCCGCGCCATCGGCGAAGGTATCAACTACGCGCGTACCCTGGGCAACCTGCCGAGCAACGTCTGCACGCCGCGCTATCTGGCGGCACAGGCCGAGCAGCTCGGCCGCAATTCGGCCGGCGCGCTCGATGTCGAGATCCTCGACGAACAAGCGCTCGAGGCGCTCGGCGCGCACTCGCTGCTGTCGGTGGGCCGCGGCAGCGAAGAGCCCTCGCGACTGATCGTGATGCGCTACCAGGGCGCCGACGACGCTGAAGAGGCGCCCCACGTGCTCATCGGCAAGGGCATCACCTTCGATACCGGCGGCATCTCGCTCAAGCCGGGCGCCGACATGGACGAGATGAAGTTCGACATGTGCGGTGCCGCCAGCGTGTTCGGCACCGTCAAGTCGCTGCTCGCGCTCAAGCCCCGGATCAACGTGGTGGCGATCGTCGCCAGCGCCGAGAACATGCCCGACGGCCGTGCCACCAAGCCCGGCGACATCATCAAGACCCTCAAGGGGCTGACCGTCGAGGTGCTCAATACCGACGCCGAAGGCCGTCTGGTGCTGTGCGATGCGCTGACCTACGCCGAGCGCTACCAGCCGGCCAGCGTGGTCGACATCGCCACCCTCACCGGCGCGGCGGTGATCGCCCTGGGCCATCATGCCACCGGGCTGTTTTCCAACGACGACGACTTGGCGCTGGACCTGCTCGACGCCGGCGAAACCGCCTGGGATCGTGCCTGGCACATGCCGCTGTGGGACGACTACCAGAGCCAGCTCGACTCCAACTTCGCCGATCTGGCCAACATCGGCGGGCGCCCGGCCGGCTCGATCACCGCGGCGTGTTTCCTGTCGCGCTTCACCGATACCTACCCTTGGGCGCACCTCGACATCGCCGGCACCGCCTGGACCTCGGGCAAGCAGAAAGGCGCCAGCGGCCGCCCCGTGGGCCTGCTGACCCAATACCTGCTGGATCGCGAGACCGAGCTGGGCGAGACCCCGGAAAACGTCGCGTAG
- the lptF gene encoding LPS export ABC transporter permease LptF — protein sequence MIIFRYLTREILVTMGAVAGVLLLVIMGSRFIRYFSSAAEGEIPVSMLGTLMLFNLPGFLELILPLAFFLGILLAYGQLYLNSEITVLVACGTSPNRLLRVTMLPAALITLLVALCSLWLTPAGGRYNEMLIEEQQSRLDFSALTPGRFLDFGDGRTAYTESFNDDQTRMRQVFISERQQRDDGSPETVVTRAEGGYQTTDEQTGSRFLVLTDGERYSVEPGRNVAERLEFSTYAVRLSRAAEMAQLDDAEYASTPALIASDDDESMAQLQWRLSMPLMIPILTLLALPLSRVNPRQGRFAKLLPAIFLHISYLSLLLAALDAIGRGSLSPAIGMWPIHAVYLLLGLGLLRRSQLGGNR from the coding sequence TTGATAATTTTCCGCTATCTGACCCGCGAGATACTGGTCACCATGGGGGCCGTTGCCGGCGTCCTGTTGCTGGTCATCATGGGCAGTCGCTTCATTCGCTATTTTTCCAGCGCCGCCGAAGGCGAGATCCCGGTCAGCATGCTGGGCACCCTGATGCTCTTCAATCTGCCGGGCTTCCTCGAGCTGATCCTGCCGCTGGCGTTCTTCCTGGGCATCCTGCTGGCCTACGGCCAGCTCTATCTGAACAGCGAGATCACCGTGCTGGTGGCCTGCGGTACCAGTCCCAACCGGCTGCTGCGGGTGACCATGCTGCCCGCTGCGCTGATCACCCTGCTGGTGGCGCTGTGCAGTCTGTGGCTGACCCCGGCGGGCGGTCGCTATAACGAGATGCTGATCGAGGAGCAGCAGAGTCGGCTGGATTTTTCGGCGCTCACGCCGGGGCGCTTTCTGGACTTCGGTGATGGTCGTACCGCCTATACCGAGTCGTTCAACGACGATCAGACGCGCATGCGTCAGGTCTTCATCAGCGAGCGTCAACAGCGCGACGACGGCAGCCCCGAAACCGTGGTGACACGGGCCGAGGGCGGCTATCAGACCACCGATGAGCAAACCGGCAGCCGCTTTCTGGTGCTGACCGATGGCGAGCGCTACAGTGTCGAGCCAGGACGCAATGTCGCCGAACGGCTGGAATTCAGCACCTATGCGGTGCGCCTGTCGCGTGCCGCGGAGATGGCCCAGCTCGACGACGCCGAGTACGCCTCGACGCCGGCGCTGATCGCCTCGGATGACGACGAGTCTATGGCCCAGCTGCAATGGCGGCTGAGCATGCCGCTGATGATTCCCATCCTGACCCTGCTGGCGTTGCCGCTGTCGCGGGTCAACCCCCGCCAGGGGCGCTTCGCCAAGCTGCTGCCGGCGATCTTTCTGCACATCAGCTACCTCAGCCTGCTGCTGGCGGCGCTCGATGCCATCGGTCGTGGCTCGCTGTCGCCGGCCATCGGCATGTGGCCAATCCACGCGGTCTATCTGCTGCTCGGGCTAGGCTTGCTGCGACGTTCGCAACTGGGAGGCAATCGCTGA
- the lptG gene encoding LPS export ABC transporter permease LptG gives MLADRFDRYIARNVLAAMLVVQLVLLGLDLVISFINDLNDVEGNYSAFDVLLYLGLRLPWRFYQYAPVAVLIGALIGLGSMASSNELTVMRAAGRSLVRILWGVMKPVGLVVILLLVIAEFVTPRSEQFAEAWRLEQLEGAGAVLSQRGGWQREGDAFYRFGAIRADDTVIDLTRYRFEGQRLTEATHAQRAVWQGDRWVLENVDTTRFTDTTTETQQARRQVWQTAFSPAQLNRLLRDIESQAPSELWAYAQYLHSQGLAATQPLLYFWQKLIMPLTLVSLVLVAASFVFGPLRSVAAGTRVFYGVIVGLSFKYLQDLLAPASTLFGFSPIWAVLTPTLVSAALGLYLLRRSG, from the coding sequence ATGCTGGCCGACCGTTTCGACCGTTACATCGCCCGCAACGTGCTGGCGGCGATGCTGGTGGTACAGCTGGTCCTGCTCGGGCTCGACCTGGTGATCAGTTTCATCAACGATCTCAACGACGTCGAAGGCAACTACAGCGCTTTCGACGTGCTGCTCTATCTGGGCCTGCGCTTGCCCTGGCGGTTCTATCAGTACGCCCCGGTGGCGGTATTGATTGGCGCGCTGATCGGGCTGGGCAGCATGGCCTCGAGCAACGAACTGACGGTGATGCGCGCTGCCGGGCGCTCGCTGGTGCGCATTCTCTGGGGGGTGATGAAGCCGGTCGGCCTGGTGGTGATCCTGCTGCTGGTGATCGCCGAATTCGTGACGCCGCGCAGCGAGCAGTTCGCCGAGGCGTGGCGGCTCGAGCAACTGGAGGGCGCCGGTGCGGTACTCAGCCAGCGCGGCGGTTGGCAACGCGAGGGCGATGCCTTCTATCGCTTCGGGGCGATCCGCGCTGACGATACCGTGATCGACCTGACCCGTTATCGCTTCGAAGGCCAGCGGCTGACCGAGGCCACTCATGCGCAGCGCGCCGTATGGCAGGGCGATCGTTGGGTACTCGAAAACGTCGACACTACCCGCTTCACTGATACCACCACCGAAACGCAGCAGGCGCGCCGGCAAGTCTGGCAGACCGCGTTCTCGCCGGCCCAGCTCAACCGGCTATTGCGCGATATTGAAAGTCAGGCACCCAGCGAGCTGTGGGCCTATGCGCAGTATCTGCATTCTCAGGGGCTCGCCGCCACCCAGCCGCTGCTGTATTTCTGGCAGAAGCTGATCATGCCGCTGACTCTGGTGTCGCTGGTGCTGGTCGCGGCCTCGTTCGTGTTCGGCCCGTTGCGCAGTGTTGCTGCGGGCACCCGGGTGTTCTACGGGGTGATCGTCGGGCTGAGTTTCAAGTACTTGCAGGACCTGCTGGCACCGGCCTCGACGCTGTTCGGCTTCTCGCCGATCTGGGCGGTGCTGACGCCGACCCTGGTCTCTGCGGCGTTGGGGTTGTATCTGTTGCGACGCAGCGGCTAG
- a CDS encoding bacterioferritin-associated ferredoxin — protein sequence MYVCLCKGVSDKAIRQAVAQGARSWRDVREQTGCATQCGKCACMGKTIARNAMAQCALEQGVAEQSAAMRQPAMLTDLAYAL from the coding sequence ATGTACGTATGTCTATGCAAGGGCGTTTCCGACAAGGCCATCCGCCAGGCGGTGGCACAGGGCGCGCGTAGTTGGCGCGACGTCCGCGAGCAGACCGGCTGCGCGACCCAGTGCGGCAAGTGCGCCTGCATGGGCAAGACGATCGCTCGCAATGCCATGGCGCAATGCGCCCTGGAGCAAGGCGTCGCTGAGCAATCCGCCGCGATGCGCCAGCCGGCGATGCTGACCGACTTGGCTTACGCGCTCTGA
- the bfr gene encoding bacterioferritin, which produces MKGDSKVIEHLNKALGNELVAINQYFLHAKMYKDWGLLGLAKWEYDESIEEMRHADAYIERILFLEGLPNLQDLGKLRIGENTREMLESDLAIEHEGRNDLIEAIAYCEQVRDYVSRDLFRKVLDDEEEHIDIIETELGLIDKVGLENYLQKKMHESDEG; this is translated from the coding sequence ATGAAAGGCGATAGCAAGGTCATCGAGCACCTCAACAAGGCGTTGGGCAACGAGCTGGTGGCGATCAACCAGTACTTCCTGCACGCCAAGATGTACAAGGACTGGGGGCTGCTCGGTCTGGCCAAGTGGGAATACGACGAATCGATCGAGGAGATGCGCCACGCCGATGCCTATATCGAGCGCATCCTGTTCCTCGAGGGACTGCCCAACCTGCAGGACCTGGGCAAGCTGCGCATCGGCGAAAACACCCGCGAAATGCTCGAAAGCGACCTGGCCATCGAGCACGAGGGGCGCAACGATCTGATCGAGGCGATCGCCTATTGCGAGCAGGTGCGGGATTACGTCAGCCGTGACCTGTTCCGCAAGGTCCTCGACGACGAGGAAGAGCACATCGACATCATCGAAACCGAGCTCGGCCTGATCGACAAGGTGGGCCTCGAGAATTACCTGCAGAAGAAGATGCACGAGTCCGACGAGGGCTGA